The following are encoded in a window of Allosphingosinicella indica genomic DNA:
- the nuoN gene encoding NADH-quinone oxidoreductase subunit NuoN, with translation MTIWEIFARIAPELILAVGATDLLLLAAFRQTPGAYRFICWSSVALLALAALSLLGPAGNGGALFDGQYQADPFAAFAKVLIFLASAVAIIAAPGFFSRQGDHRGEYPVLILLSAIGMSVMVSASDLLTLYIGLELQSLAAYVLASFQRRDVRSAEAGLKYFVLGALASGILLYGISLLYGFTGTTLFSGISEAVAADGVSTGELFGLVFVLAGLAFKVSAVPFHMWTPDVYEGAPTPVTAFFASAPKVAAMALLVRVTIDALGPATDAWRQIIIFMALASTILGGVAAIGQQNIKRLLAYSSINNIGFALIGLAAGTRAGVAAVLFYMAIYVVMTLGTFLIVLRMRDAEGRPVETIASLSGLSRSRPALAAAMMLFMFSIAGIPPLMGFWPKFYVFNAAVEANLTWLAAVGIATSVIGAFYYLKIIKTMYFDDPAPAYGPTHAPAETMVIGAAALFVSPLGLFALPALGTASLIAASALL, from the coding sequence ATGACCATCTGGGAAATCTTCGCCCGCATCGCGCCGGAGCTGATCCTCGCCGTCGGCGCGACCGATCTGCTGCTGCTCGCCGCCTTCCGCCAGACGCCGGGCGCCTATCGCTTCATCTGCTGGTCTTCGGTCGCGCTGCTCGCGCTCGCGGCGCTGTCGCTGCTCGGCCCGGCCGGCAATGGCGGCGCACTGTTCGACGGCCAGTATCAGGCCGATCCGTTCGCCGCCTTCGCCAAGGTGCTGATCTTCCTCGCCTCCGCGGTCGCGATCATCGCGGCGCCCGGCTTCTTCTCGCGCCAGGGCGATCACCGCGGCGAATATCCGGTACTGATCCTGCTCTCCGCGATCGGCATGAGCGTCATGGTTTCGGCCAGCGACCTCCTGACGCTCTACATCGGGCTCGAGCTGCAGAGCCTCGCCGCTTATGTGCTTGCGTCCTTCCAGCGCCGCGACGTGCGCTCGGCCGAGGCAGGGCTCAAATATTTCGTGCTCGGCGCGCTTGCCAGCGGCATCCTGCTCTACGGCATCTCGCTGCTCTACGGCTTTACCGGGACGACACTGTTCTCCGGCATCTCCGAAGCGGTTGCGGCGGACGGGGTTTCGACCGGCGAGCTGTTCGGGCTGGTGTTCGTCCTCGCCGGACTCGCCTTCAAGGTCTCGGCGGTGCCCTTCCACATGTGGACGCCCGACGTCTACGAAGGCGCGCCGACGCCGGTCACCGCCTTCTTCGCCTCGGCACCGAAGGTGGCTGCGATGGCGCTGCTCGTGCGCGTGACGATCGACGCGCTTGGCCCGGCGACCGATGCCTGGCGGCAGATCATCATCTTCATGGCGCTCGCCTCCACCATTCTCGGCGGCGTCGCGGCGATCGGTCAGCAGAATATCAAGCGGCTGCTGGCCTATTCATCGATCAACAACATCGGTTTCGCGCTCATCGGCCTCGCCGCCGGGACCCGCGCGGGCGTTGCCGCGGTGCTGTTCTACATGGCGATCTACGTGGTGATGACGCTCGGCACCTTCCTGATCGTGCTGCGCATGCGCGATGCCGAGGGGCGGCCGGTGGAGACGATCGCGTCGCTCTCCGGCCTGTCGCGCAGCCGCCCGGCGCTTGCGGCGGCGATGATGCTGTTCATGTTCTCGATCGCCGGCATCCCGCCGTTGATGGGTTTCTGGCCGAAATTCTACGTGTTCAACGCGGCGGTCGAGGCGAACCTGACCTGGCTCGCGGCGGTCGGCATCGCCACCTCGGTGATCGGCGCCTTCTATTATCTCAAGATCATCAAGACGATGTATTTCGACGATCCGGCGCCGGCCTATGGCCCGACGCATGCGCCGGCCGAGACGATGGTGATCGGTGCCGCAGCGCTGTTCGTGTCGCCGCTCGGCCTGTTCGCGCTGCCTGCGCTCGGCACCGCCTCGCTGATCGCCGCGAGCGCCTTGCTCTGA
- a CDS encoding biotin--[acetyl-CoA-carboxylase] ligase, with protein MIRVVVETASTNDDVLADARDGAPEGLWLRADRQTAGRGRQGRAWQSPPGNLYASTLVRLQAGDPAAATLALVAAVALQDVTARLAPAAVIRIKWPNDLLADGAKLAGILLEREGDAVVIGFGVNLAHHPDDIDRCAINLAVLGASCTPGMAVELLAECFARWLARWRNEGLAPIRTAWLAAAHPIGTALSTAEGDGLFDGLEADGALRLCLADGSVRVMHAGDVFLI; from the coding sequence ATGATCCGTGTCGTTGTCGAAACCGCATCGACCAACGACGATGTGCTGGCCGATGCGCGCGATGGTGCGCCGGAAGGACTATGGCTTCGCGCCGACCGGCAGACCGCTGGGCGGGGACGGCAGGGAAGGGCGTGGCAATCCCCGCCGGGCAATCTCTACGCCAGCACGCTTGTCCGCCTGCAAGCCGGTGATCCGGCCGCCGCGACGCTTGCGCTGGTCGCCGCCGTCGCGTTGCAGGATGTGACGGCACGCCTTGCACCCGCCGCCGTGATCCGGATCAAGTGGCCCAACGACCTGCTCGCCGATGGCGCCAAGCTCGCCGGCATCCTGCTGGAACGGGAGGGCGATGCGGTGGTGATCGGCTTCGGCGTCAATCTCGCGCATCACCCGGACGACATTGATCGCTGTGCGATAAACTTGGCGGTGCTCGGGGCATCCTGCACGCCCGGTATGGCGGTAGAGTTACTGGCCGAGTGTTTCGCCCGCTGGCTCGCGCGGTGGCGGAACGAGGGCCTTGCTCCGATCCGCACCGCCTGGCTCGCCGCCGCACACCCCATCGGCACCGCGCTCTCCACAGCCGAAGGCGATGGCCTGTTCGACGGCCTCGAAGCCGACGGCGCGCTCAGGCTTTGCTTGGCCGACGGCAGCGTCCGTGTCATGCACGCCGGCGACGTCTTCCTCATCTGA
- a CDS encoding type III pantothenate kinase has product MLLAIDAGNTNVVFALLDGGVIRARWRIATDARRTADEYAVWLHQLLALEGLDRSAIDAVIVGTVVPRALHNLQVLANKYFGVDALIAGRPPIEWPIELDVAEPGTVGADRVLNSMAAHAAHPGDLIVIDFGTATTFDVVDYSGAYKGGVIAPGINLSLDALVAAAARLPRIAIEAPDGDMSVIGRTTEAQMHIGIFWGYVSMMEGITKRMKAEIGRPTKVISTGGLAILFDKHTGIFDAVEPDLTVQGLALLYGGRSAT; this is encoded by the coding sequence ATGCTGCTCGCGATCGATGCCGGAAACACCAATGTCGTGTTCGCGCTGCTGGACGGCGGGGTAATTCGTGCACGCTGGCGGATCGCGACCGATGCGCGGCGCACGGCGGACGAATATGCGGTGTGGCTGCACCAGCTCCTCGCGCTGGAGGGGCTGGATCGTAGCGCGATCGATGCGGTGATCGTCGGCACGGTGGTGCCGCGCGCGCTCCACAATCTCCAGGTGCTGGCCAACAAATATTTCGGCGTCGACGCGCTGATCGCCGGCCGTCCGCCGATTGAATGGCCAATCGAGCTCGACGTCGCGGAGCCCGGTACGGTCGGCGCGGACCGGGTGCTCAACAGCATGGCGGCGCATGCGGCGCACCCGGGCGATCTCATCGTCATCGATTTCGGCACCGCGACCACCTTCGACGTCGTCGATTATTCGGGCGCTTACAAAGGCGGCGTGATCGCGCCGGGGATCAACCTCTCGCTCGACGCGCTGGTCGCCGCTGCGGCGCGGCTGCCGCGGATCGCCATCGAGGCGCCGGACGGCGATATGTCGGTGATCGGCCGCACCACCGAGGCGCAGATGCATATCGGCATCTTCTGGGGCTATGTCTCGATGATGGAAGGCATCACGAAGCGGATGAAGGCCGAGATTGGCCGGCCCACCAAGGTGATCTCGACAGGCGGTCTCGCCATCTTGTTCGACAAGCACACCGGCATCTTCGACGCGGTGGAGCCGGATCTCACCGTCCAGGGTCTGGCCTTGCTCTATGGGGGTCGATCCGCCACTTAG
- a CDS encoding ribonuclease J — protein MKPGKELLFLALGGSGEIGMNVNLYGCDGKWLMVDLGMTFADPAYPGVEIVLPDLGFIEERRKDLTAIVLTHGHEDHIGAIPYLAADLGVPLYATRFTAGLIAEKLQEEGLTGQVDLRVVGTVAAEAIGPFGVTWVPLAHSIAEANALLIETPHGNVFHTGDWKIDAAPQIGQPASDEELRAIGDKGIAAMVCDSTNVFNEKASGSEATVRGGIEESVAAAKGRVVVTTFASNAARLHTLGRVATVTGRKLCVAGRSLDRILRVARTAGYLQDFPETVDFDTAMRLPRREVLIVATGGQGEQRAALARMAFDSHPIKLEKGDTVIFSSRQIPGNELAIGRIMNALARLDVITVTERQAHVHVSGHPARPELAALYHRIRPQLLIPVHGEARHLHEHARFAVEEGIPQAFVQENGDLVRIAPDGPKKLGEQRVGRLVLDGDVILPADGTTMNERRKASVNGSIAVAVALDKGRRVVGDVEVALSGLPVEEDREDFLADARAAAKDAANGGPADEAKLREAIRLAVRRRATDWTGKKPLVDVLLIRV, from the coding sequence ATGAAACCCGGCAAAGAACTTCTCTTCCTCGCGCTCGGCGGATCGGGCGAGATCGGCATGAACGTCAACCTCTACGGCTGCGACGGCAAGTGGCTGATGGTCGACCTAGGGATGACCTTCGCCGATCCCGCCTATCCCGGCGTAGAGATCGTGTTGCCGGACCTGGGCTTCATCGAGGAGCGGCGCAAGGACCTCACCGCCATCGTCCTCACCCACGGGCATGAGGATCATATCGGGGCGATCCCCTACCTCGCCGCCGATCTCGGCGTGCCGCTCTATGCCACTCGCTTCACCGCCGGGCTGATCGCCGAGAAATTGCAGGAGGAAGGGCTGACCGGCCAGGTCGATCTGCGCGTCGTCGGCACCGTCGCGGCCGAGGCGATCGGACCGTTCGGCGTCACCTGGGTGCCGCTCGCACACTCGATCGCCGAGGCGAACGCGCTGCTGATCGAGACGCCGCACGGCAATGTTTTCCACACCGGCGACTGGAAGATCGATGCCGCGCCGCAGATCGGCCAACCGGCGAGCGACGAGGAGCTTCGCGCCATCGGCGACAAGGGCATCGCGGCGATGGTCTGCGATTCGACCAATGTGTTCAACGAGAAGGCGTCCGGCTCCGAAGCGACCGTGCGCGGCGGGATCGAGGAGAGCGTGGCGGCGGCGAAGGGCAGGGTGGTCGTCACCACCTTCGCATCGAACGCTGCACGGCTGCACACCCTGGGCCGCGTTGCGACCGTGACGGGACGCAAGCTTTGCGTGGCAGGGCGCTCGCTCGATCGTATCCTGCGCGTCGCCCGGACGGCTGGCTATCTGCAGGATTTTCCCGAGACGGTGGATTTCGACACCGCGATGCGGCTGCCGCGGCGCGAGGTTCTGATCGTCGCGACAGGCGGGCAGGGCGAGCAGCGCGCGGCGCTCGCGCGGATGGCGTTCGACAGCCATCCGATCAAGCTGGAGAAGGGCGATACGGTGATCTTCTCGTCGCGCCAGATACCCGGCAACGAGCTGGCGATCGGGCGGATCATGAACGCGCTCGCGCGGCTCGACGTCATCACCGTCACCGAGCGGCAGGCGCATGTCCATGTCTCGGGACATCCGGCACGGCCAGAGCTCGCCGCTCTGTATCACCGCATCCGCCCGCAGTTGCTGATCCCGGTCCATGGCGAGGCGCGGCACCTGCACGAACATGCGCGCTTCGCAGTCGAGGAAGGCATTCCGCAGGCCTTCGTCCAGGAGAATGGCGATCTGGTCCGCATTGCGCCGGACGGCCCCAAGAAGCTGGGCGAGCAGCGCGTCGGCCGCCTCGTGCTCGACGGCGACGTGATCCTGCCCGCCGACGGGACGACGATGAACGAGCGGCGCAAGGCCTCGGTCAACGGCAGTATCGCCGTCGCAGTGGCGCTGGACAAAGGCCGCCGCGTCGTCGGCGATGTCGAAGTCGCGTTGTCAGGCTTGCCGGTCGAGGAGGATCGCGAGGATTTTCTGGCGGATGCCCGCGCCGCCGCGAAGGATGCTGCCAACGGCGGGCCTGCCGACGAGGCGAAGCTGCGCGAAGCGATCCGGCTCGCGGTCCGCCGGCGCGCGACCGACTGGACCGGCAAGAAGCCGCTTGTCGATGTGCTTTTGATCCGGGTGTGA
- a CDS encoding DUF1467 family protein: MKIGSILAIYALFWVMGFFLCLPFGVRTDEEVGARSKPGHADSAPHRFSFGKAALRATILSAVAFALFYLNYLYGWISVADIDWAAPPAR; encoded by the coding sequence ATGAAGATCGGCTCGATCCTCGCCATCTATGCCCTCTTCTGGGTGATGGGCTTCTTCCTCTGCCTGCCGTTCGGTGTGCGCACCGACGAGGAGGTGGGCGCGCGCAGCAAGCCCGGTCACGCCGACAGCGCGCCGCACCGCTTCAGCTTCGGCAAGGCGGCACTCCGCGCGACGATCCTCTCCGCCGTCGCCTTCGCGCTGTTTTATCTGAACTATCTCTACGGCTGGATCAGCGTCGCCGACATCGACTGGGCCGCGCCGCCGGCGCGTTAG
- a CDS encoding Hpt domain-containing protein: MVYDPGALNASLAAAVGTDGDLMAELRAAFLESAERQADLLARARCDANWTIAASRLKSVAASFGVTGLMDLAEEALTGAPSDPVILRRIQAALTDFRGNAA, encoded by the coding sequence ATGGTCTATGATCCGGGCGCCCTCAACGCATCGCTTGCCGCCGCGGTGGGCACCGACGGCGATCTGATGGCCGAGTTGCGCGCCGCGTTCCTCGAAAGCGCCGAGCGGCAGGCGGACCTGCTGGCCCGCGCGCGCTGCGATGCCAACTGGACGATCGCCGCCTCGCGCCTCAAGAGCGTCGCCGCGAGCTTCGGCGTCACCGGCCTTATGGACCTCGCCGAAGAGGCGCTGACCGGCGCTCCCAGCGACCCCGTTATCCTCCGCCGGATCCAAGCCGCACTCACCGACTTCCGTGGCAACGCCGCCTAA
- a CDS encoding DUF2336 domain-containing protein — translation MSEGPPNLGERGSDAARLLVAAARRHAAAGRQLAIPEALRLSEQERRIVAGLADALGRAVEDELRTALAVRAAAAGREALAAALSSAHVAIAGPLVDRSGFWRDGDLLAVLLRRVEEHRLNRAAASADDPLPALIRDGDEEIATEAMAVLIARSRRLDRIEEPLVTRTELPADIQHRLVWTVAAGLRLYMTGQQALPADLADAWLAEEAANFLAHYDEGDTLDARCARLAVLLDAAGRLDDDFLIHALGGGSFALFLAAIALRARLAASDAWTILSDTDGRGAPLLLRAAGVGRHASAALLLALAREESALAPQLDLFDLVDPDTARAALRLWRTDPAYRAALARMLDREAA, via the coding sequence ATGTCGGAAGGACCGCCGAACCTGGGTGAGCGCGGAAGCGATGCGGCGCGGCTGCTGGTCGCTGCCGCACGACGCCATGCGGCCGCCGGACGGCAACTCGCCATTCCCGAAGCGCTGCGGCTCAGCGAGCAGGAGCGACGCATCGTCGCCGGCCTCGCAGACGCGCTCGGCCGGGCAGTGGAGGACGAGCTTCGGACGGCATTGGCGGTGCGCGCCGCCGCGGCCGGTCGCGAGGCGCTGGCCGCCGCGCTTTCGTCAGCGCATGTCGCGATCGCCGGGCCGCTGGTCGATCGATCCGGGTTCTGGCGCGATGGCGATCTGCTTGCAGTGCTGCTGCGCCGCGTGGAAGAGCATCGCCTCAACCGCGCCGCCGCGTCGGCTGACGATCCGCTCCCCGCGCTCATCCGGGACGGCGATGAGGAGATCGCAACCGAAGCGATGGCAGTGCTGATCGCGCGGAGCCGGCGGCTCGATCGTATCGAGGAACCGCTGGTCACCCGCACCGAACTTCCAGCGGATATCCAGCATCGTCTGGTCTGGACGGTCGCGGCGGGACTACGGCTCTACATGACGGGGCAACAGGCGCTGCCCGCAGATCTCGCCGATGCCTGGCTCGCCGAAGAGGCTGCGAACTTTCTCGCGCATTATGACGAGGGCGACACGCTCGATGCCCGCTGCGCGCGGCTGGCGGTGCTGCTCGATGCGGCAGGCCGGCTGGACGATGATTTCCTGATCCACGCGCTGGGCGGCGGCAGCTTTGCGCTGTTCCTGGCCGCGATCGCGCTTCGTGCGCGCCTTGCCGCCAGCGATGCGTGGACGATCCTGTCCGACACCGACGGGCGCGGTGCGCCACTTCTGCTGCGCGCCGCCGGCGTCGGGCGGCATGCCTCTGCTGCGCTGCTGCTCGCCTTGGCGCGCGAGGAGTCGGCTTTGGCGCCGCAGCTCGACCTCTTCGACCTCGTCGATCCCGATACCGCGCGCGCCGCGCTCCGGCTGTGGCGCACCGATCCGGCCTATCGCGCCGCGCTGGCCCGGATGCTGGACCGCGAGGCGGCATGA
- a CDS encoding sensor histidine kinase, whose translation MSALEQSNAAPVRGRVDRDGRLIEAEPMLEALHLRAGGVPGGPIAVPQIAALVRLSRRLGIVVSRAVVAADGDDDLDLWVRADPGDEGASLSVSGWRRQPARPPADAPQHERDADFLRAGADWMWETDARLNFTALSSAAIVASGRPTADLIGRQLTRLFRLEEDRDGNLPILTALADHRRFDRQVAILRGPTRARYRLAGIPMIDGAGRFAGFRGSATGIGDPDIPANDTRDPDAPAFGERLDTALRVPLDHIVSAAEAMRAQAEGPLGDDYVGYAGDIASAGRHLLALVDDLVDLQAIERTDFRPSLEALDLADIARRAAGLLAVRGADRGVKIDTPGEDEQAPAIGEFRRTLQILTNLVANAVRYSPEGAMVWIRTEREGDIVAVVVADQGKGIAPDDHERIFHKFERVDPAEPGGTGLGLYIARRLARAMGGDIIVDSAPGQGARFTLTLPAA comes from the coding sequence ATGAGCGCACTCGAGCAGAGCAACGCCGCGCCGGTCCGCGGCCGTGTCGATCGCGACGGACGGCTGATCGAGGCCGAACCGATGCTCGAGGCGCTGCACCTCCGCGCCGGCGGCGTGCCCGGCGGGCCGATCGCGGTGCCACAGATCGCGGCCCTGGTGCGGCTGTCGCGGCGGCTCGGCATCGTCGTCTCGCGCGCGGTCGTCGCGGCGGACGGCGACGACGATCTCGACTTATGGGTGCGCGCCGATCCGGGCGATGAGGGCGCCTCGCTTTCCGTGTCCGGCTGGCGGCGCCAGCCCGCGCGGCCGCCTGCCGACGCGCCCCAGCACGAGCGCGACGCTGATTTCCTCCGCGCCGGCGCGGACTGGATGTGGGAGACAGACGCGCGGCTCAATTTCACTGCCCTGTCCTCCGCCGCGATCGTCGCGTCGGGGCGCCCGACCGCCGATCTGATCGGCCGCCAGCTCACCCGGCTGTTCCGGCTCGAAGAGGATCGCGACGGCAATCTGCCAATCCTGACCGCGCTCGCCGATCACCGCCGCTTCGATCGGCAGGTCGCGATCCTGCGCGGGCCGACGCGCGCGCGCTATCGCCTCGCCGGCATACCGATGATCGACGGGGCAGGGCGCTTCGCGGGCTTCCGCGGCTCGGCGACCGGCATCGGCGATCCCGACATCCCAGCCAACGACACGCGCGACCCCGATGCGCCGGCATTCGGCGAGCGTCTCGACACGGCGCTGCGAGTTCCGCTCGACCATATCGTCAGCGCCGCCGAGGCGATGCGCGCGCAGGCGGAAGGCCCGCTCGGCGACGATTATGTTGGCTATGCGGGCGATATCGCCTCGGCCGGTCGGCACCTCCTCGCGCTGGTCGACGATCTGGTCGATCTCCAGGCGATCGAGCGGACCGATTTCCGCCCGTCGCTGGAAGCGCTCGATCTCGCCGATATCGCCCGCCGCGCCGCCGGCCTGCTCGCGGTGCGCGGCGCGGACCGCGGCGTGAAGATCGACACGCCCGGTGAGGACGAGCAGGCGCCGGCGATCGGCGAGTTCCGCCGCACGCTGCAAATTCTCACCAATCTCGTCGCCAACGCGGTCCGCTATTCGCCCGAAGGCGCGATGGTCTGGATCCGCACCGAGCGCGAAGGCGACATCGTCGCCGTCGTCGTCGCCGATCAGGGCAAGGGCATCGCGCCCGACGATCACGAGCGCATCTTCCACAAGTTCGAGCGGGTCGATCCCGCCGAACCGGGCGGCACCGGCCTCGGCCTCTACATCGCCCGCCGACTCGCCCGCGCGATGGGCGGCGACATCATCGTCGACAGCGCGCCGGGGCAGGGCGCGCGCTTCACCCTGACGCTCCCGGCAGCTTAA
- a CDS encoding citrate synthase, with product MADTKAALNIGGNTNDYAVLDGSVGPSVIDIRKLYGQTGLFTYDPGFTSTASCESAITYIDGDEGILLHRGYPIDQLAENSTFMEVSYLLLNGELPTADELKNFTYTISRHTMLHEQLATFYRGFRRDAHPMAIMCGVVGALSAFYHDSTDITDPEQRMIASHRLIAKMPTIAAMAYKYSVGQPFMYPDNSLTYTGNFLRMTFGVPAEKYEVNPVIENAMRRIFILHADHEQNASTSTVRLAGSSGANPFACIAAGIACLWGPAHGGANEAALNMLREIGTPDKIPEYIARAKDKNDPFRLMGFGHRVYKNFDPRAKVMQKTAQEVLKELGISDPVLDTAQELEQIALKDDYFIEKKLYPNVDFYSGVILNAIGFPTSMFTALFALARTVGWVAQWNEMISDPEQKIGRPRQLYTGQTQRDYVPVDKR from the coding sequence ATGGCCGACACCAAAGCAGCGCTGAACATCGGCGGCAACACCAACGATTATGCAGTGCTCGACGGTTCGGTCGGCCCTTCGGTCATCGATATCCGCAAGCTCTACGGCCAGACCGGGCTCTTTACCTACGATCCGGGCTTCACCTCGACGGCGAGCTGCGAGAGCGCGATTACCTATATCGACGGCGACGAGGGCATTCTCCTCCATCGCGGCTATCCGATCGATCAGCTCGCGGAGAATTCCACCTTCATGGAAGTCTCGTACCTGCTGCTGAACGGCGAGCTTCCGACCGCCGACGAGCTCAAGAATTTTACCTACACGATCTCGCGCCACACCATGCTGCACGAGCAGCTCGCGACCTTCTACCGCGGTTTCCGGCGCGACGCGCATCCGATGGCTATCATGTGCGGCGTCGTCGGCGCGCTTTCGGCCTTCTACCACGACTCGACCGACATCACCGATCCCGAGCAGCGGATGATCGCCAGCCACCGGCTGATCGCCAAGATGCCGACGATCGCGGCGATGGCGTATAAATATTCGGTCGGTCAGCCGTTCATGTATCCGGACAACTCGCTGACCTATACCGGCAATTTCCTGCGCATGACCTTCGGCGTCCCGGCCGAGAAATATGAGGTCAATCCGGTGATCGAGAATGCGATGCGCCGCATCTTCATCCTCCACGCCGATCACGAGCAGAATGCTTCCACCTCGACGGTGCGGCTGGCGGGCTCGTCGGGCGCCAACCCGTTCGCCTGCATCGCGGCCGGCATCGCATGCCTCTGGGGTCCGGCGCACGGCGGCGCGAACGAGGCGGCGCTCAACATGCTCCGCGAGATCGGCACGCCCGACAAGATCCCGGAATATATCGCCCGCGCGAAGGACAAAAACGATCCGTTCCGGCTGATGGGCTTCGGCCACCGCGTCTACAAGAATTTCGATCCGCGCGCAAAGGTGATGCAGAAGACCGCGCAGGAAGTGCTGAAGGAGCTGGGCATCTCCGATCCAGTGCTCGATACCGCGCAGGAGCTGGAGCAGATCGCGCTCAAGGACGATTATTTCATCGAGAAGAAGCTCTACCCGAACGTGGATTTCTATTCGGGCGTAATCCTCAACGCGATCGGCTTCCCGACCTCGATGTTCACGGCGCTGTTCGCGCTCGCCCGCACCGTCGGCTGGGTCGCGCAGTGGAACGAGATGATCTCCGACCCCGAGCAGAAGATCGGCCGTCCGCGCCAGCTCTACACCGGCCAGACGCAGCGCGATTACGTGCCCGTCGACAAGCGCTGA
- the gltX gene encoding glutamate--tRNA ligase, with product MSASIEPRSVVTRFAPSPTGFLHIGGARTALFNWLFARHHGGKFLLRIEDTDKARSTQAAIDAILDGMRWLGLDWDGDAYFQSRFAERHAAVAHEMLANGHAYRCYMTQEELAAQRAAAQAERRPFKVNSVWRDCAPDAPSPDAPYVVRLKAEHEGETVIEDAVQGRVTVQNAELDDMILLRSDGTPTYMLAVVVDDHDMGVTHVIRGDDHLNNAFRQLGIIRAMGWPEPVYAHVPLIHGQDGAKMSKRHGAIGVDNYRDELGILPEALSNYLLRLGWGHGDDEIIAREDAVKWFDLAHVGRSPSRFDIKKLENLNGHYIREADDARLADIAAPDIAKLVGRPLTEADRDLLTRAMPELKPRAKSLGEIAEGATFLFKTRPLDLDERAAALLEGEAADLLALVHAALSALPEWTGEATEQAVRGVSESAGVKLGQVAQPLRAALTGRATSPGIFDVLVLLGRDESLARIAERANL from the coding sequence GTGAGCGCAAGCATCGAGCCTCGTTCGGTCGTCACCCGTTTCGCGCCCTCGCCGACCGGGTTCCTCCATATCGGCGGCGCCCGGACCGCACTGTTCAACTGGCTGTTCGCGCGCCACCACGGCGGCAAGTTCCTGCTCCGGATCGAGGATACCGACAAAGCGCGCTCCACCCAGGCCGCGATCGACGCCATCCTGGACGGCATGCGCTGGCTGGGGCTCGACTGGGACGGTGACGCCTATTTCCAGTCGCGTTTCGCCGAGCGGCACGCGGCGGTCGCACACGAAATGCTCGCCAACGGCCACGCCTATCGCTGCTACATGACGCAGGAGGAGCTCGCCGCGCAGCGCGCCGCCGCGCAGGCCGAGCGCCGGCCGTTCAAGGTCAACAGCGTGTGGCGCGACTGCGCGCCCGACGCGCCCTCCCCCGATGCGCCCTACGTTGTCCGCCTGAAAGCCGAGCACGAAGGCGAAACGGTGATCGAGGATGCGGTCCAGGGCCGCGTCACCGTCCAGAATGCCGAGCTGGACGACATGATCCTGCTCCGCTCGGACGGCACGCCCACGTATATGCTCGCGGTGGTGGTAGACGATCACGACATGGGCGTGACCCACGTCATCCGCGGCGATGATCATCTCAACAACGCCTTCCGCCAGCTCGGAATCATCCGCGCGATGGGCTGGCCCGAGCCGGTCTATGCGCATGTGCCGCTGATCCACGGACAGGACGGCGCCAAAATGTCCAAGCGCCACGGCGCGATCGGCGTCGACAATTACCGCGACGAACTGGGCATCCTGCCCGAAGCCTTATCCAACTATCTCCTCCGCCTCGGCTGGGGCCATGGCGACGACGAGATCATCGCGCGCGAGGATGCGGTGAAATGGTTCGATCTCGCGCACGTCGGCCGTTCGCCCTCGCGCTTCGACATCAAGAAGCTCGAAAATCTCAACGGCCACTACATCCGTGAGGCCGACGATGCCCGGCTGGCGGACATCGCCGCCCCGGATATCGCCAAGCTGGTCGGGCGGCCGCTCACCGAGGCCGATCGCGATCTGCTGACCCGCGCGATGCCCGAGCTCAAGCCGCGCGCCAAATCGCTGGGCGAGATTGCGGAAGGCGCAACGTTTCTTTTCAAAACCCGTCCCTTGGACCTCGACGAGCGCGCCGCCGCCTTGCTAGAAGGCGAAGCGGCGGACCTGCTCGCCCTCGTCCATGCGGCGCTTTCCGCGCTGCCCGAGTGGACGGGCGAGGCGACAGAGCAGGCCGTGCGTGGGGTGTCCGAAAGCGCCGGCGTGAAGCTCGGCCAGGTGGCGCAGCCGCTGCGCGCTGCACTGACCGGCCGGGCGACGTCGCCGGGAATATTCGATGTGCTGGTTCTGCTGGGCCGCGACGAGAGCCTCGCGCGGATCGCGGAGCGGGCGAACCTATAG